The following nucleotide sequence is from Larus michahellis chromosome 10, bLarMic1.1, whole genome shotgun sequence.
TTGCATGAGACGTAATGTTGGCATGTTATTAACCCAACACGTGATAGCTGTGGATCTGTTCATAATTGTCTTCACTGTCACGCAACTTTTTTTTGATTGGTGTAAGATTGACAAAAAAATGGACTTGGCaacttcataatttaaaaaaccccaccactacAGCGAGAGAAACAGCATCCCTAAACCCACACAGAACCTTAAAGACTGATTCTCAGCTATCTCTGGGTATTCCTGAACATTTTTCACTGAATCTTAACTCAAATTGCAAGAATATTTATTTGGGGATCAGACTGTtctcagtaacttttttttttggtacaggtttataatttttaatttttggtaaCTGACAAAGGAATTCTGGAAACTGACTGAGGTGTCCTATGTTTGCACCTTAAGAAGTGGTGTTTTACACGCGAGTGTGAGCAATATGAAACAGTAAAGTGGAAAACAACAGTTTGGGGAAACTGTAGTGGAAAAGTATCCATGAATAATAGCCAGAGAATAAGATGGAATAGAGTTTCCGGTATACCGTGTGAAGGAAGGCTTtctaatatataaaataaaatatataaaaggtcGAGCTGTGGAAGTACTATAGGGAAAGGTCACTACGCAGAGTCCTAGAGGTCAGATGCAATATTAATTTGTTTAAGCAAGTCAATGGAATGTGAAGAAGGTTGGGAAAAAGGTGTTTTGGATAAACGAGTTGGGAGAGTACAAAATTATCTTggaaaaaatattacattatttaGACAGTAGCAATTGAGAAACAAAGGCCTAAACTTAATCGCTACTTGGAAGACGGAGGATTTTATTTAGGTGCTGGTACCATGGAAATGATGATACAATTCAACTGCCCTAAGTGGAAAGTTAATTTGTATTGAAGAGGATTGTGGGGTGTTTTGAAAAAACATGTGACAGATTTGAAGtagatttttgtattttgtgatAGTTTAATTTGGCAGGGCTGTAAATCAGCATTGTTTTCCACTTACTAAAAATTGGTGGGAGCAGAAGGCACTGGAGCTTGGTAGCATAGTTTGGGATTAATCAAGCAATAAAGTTTGCATGAAATGCTGTGAATATATTGATGCTAGGTTAAAACTTCATGGTGTGTGGCTTTCTGTCAAACAGGAACGAAGACCTTTCCTTGCATCAGAGTGCAATGAATTGCCTAAAGCTGAGAAATGGAGGCGACAGGTAATGTCAAGATGTAGATTTTTCTAATTCTACAGTAGGTAGAACTTCAGCGCTTTCCATTTAGACACCctgcttacaattttttttcagacttcttcAGTATGCTGGCAGttaaatcacagaatagtttagATTAAAGGAGAAGCCGCTCCCCTAGCATTCACAGCCCATCTGGGGAGTCCCATACACACCACCCGAGTCTGTCACTGCCAGCACCAGGGTCTCTTCGCGCTGGGCAAATTCCTCCTCCTTTGGGCTCGACCCTAGGTTTCCTCAGGCATtgagttttataaaaataaataatttaattgaaaggtacagcagcagggtcagctagcTGGGTGCCTCCAGAGAGGGACACCGAACAAAGAAAcccctgggcaattataccctttCCATCTCTATACCTGCCCCTCACGCGCTCTTCACGAGTCTTTTAGTCTAATGGTGATTTTTGGTTTGAGGTGTTCTAACACTGTgttggattctttttctgtgttgagGCAGGCTGGCCGTTGACTGctcttatcttgttgatttgctgtctctgctggtgGTTGTGGCCTCCTTGTCTTCTCGTTTACGCTTCATCTGCACCTGCGCTCGCTGGCAGAACACggggaactgaaaagtcccagacatagggaaaacactaccaaaacatcagcaTAGTTTTCCTccaactaaaaaaataaacacagcactgtaccagctgctgggaaaattactaagaaaagtTAACTCTGTtgcagcctaaaggcttcagcaaatctagctactcgTGCCAAGTAGGGCTAGGCAAACAGCGTAAATCACACCAAGTAATTTACTCTAATTAAAGCTAAACAACTAGTCTCTCTCAGCAAAGATCATATAGTTCCCCACGGTGTTCAAAGCAGTCCTACCCCATTcagttgctcagggccatgtcccactgatttttttaataccttcagGGATTTGTATTCTGCAACTTTTTGGGGcccctgtgccagtgtttgattaccttcttaatgattttttttttttcccccttgaatttaatcagaatttcccccatcccaactggtgTTTGTTGCTACTCGTCCCATTGTCATGCACCTCTCAAATGGTCTGGCTCCGGCCTCTGTACACCCTCCCCTGGGTAGCTGAGGACAGCAATAGGTTATTCCCTTTTCGTCTTCTCTTGAGACGgagcaaacccagttctctcTTAGCCTTTCTCTATACTTCATGTGCTCCTGCCTTCATCACATGTACTGCTATAAAAACGTTTACTTCAGTTTTAAGCTTCTGAGATGCTATATTTGTGTCTGAATAAAACCTATGTTGATATTTGAAATTGATAGGCTCAGGTCCATTTTCTAGACCAAAAAGCAAACTTAGAAGTTGGATCTTTCTATGGTggtgggttgttgggtttttttaactttttctagctttttttttttttgagaaattaacTTTTGTGTTCTTACTTAACTAGATCATTGGGGAAATTTCCAAGAAAGTGGCACAGATTCAAAATGGTAAGATTTTTCTAATTACATTCTATTTTTTTGAATCTCCAGTCCTAAGCGGTTTCAGTAGAAATCACATTTCATGTGAACTATACTGTTTCCATTGCATAAATTCTGAAATTACTCTGGTGCTTCTAGTAAACTGCCTAATTTATTGCCTTTTTCCCTTCTAACAGCTGGATTAGGTGAATTCAGAATTCGGGACCTGAATGATGAAATAAACAAACTTCTGAGGGAGAAAGGACACTGGGAATTCAGAATAAAGGAGCTGGGAGGTCCTGATTATGCTGTAAGTGTGGATTATTTTGTACTACCTGGTTCTTGTGGGGTTGTTTGAACTGGTTTAACATACCTCCTTTCTCAATCCTTTAATCTACTAAGATACCCAGGAAATACAAGATGCAAAAGGAATACAATTTTAAACAATcaattctgttcattttccaGCGGATTGGACCAAAAATGTTAGATCATGAAGGGAAAGAAGTTCCAGGAAACAGAGGTTACAAGTATTTTGGAGCTGCAAAGGATTTACCAGGAGTTAGAGAACTTTTTGAAAAGGAGCGTAAGTAAATTGCAACTCTTCCCAGACATGAATCTCCCTAGTAATATCTCTTGAGTAGAAGGTCTGTTGCAGTATCTGGGGAATGCGAGTAACAGCATATCCTGGGCTATGCCTGAGATTGGCTAAATGAAATGCTGAACACAAGTAATTAATTAAAAGCTATTTCTTTGGGCAAAGAGCCCTTTTGGCTGTTTGCAGtttaattaaagaaatagaaaaaagtaaaCTGTGTTTTCTCCCAGGAGTTCAGAATAGCAAGGACTAATGTTCTGTAGAAACCTTCCAGCATAACaggttaattttatttataagtTCAAAGTACTCTGagttcataattttaaaaaaagaaaagttggctTGAACATAATTTTAGAAGCAGGAGTCAGCTTTCATAATAGGAAAACCTAAATGTAAGTGGATAAAGccttatattttgatttttcatagAAGGAGTGGGAATTACTTGGCCCTGAAAATGAGGCAGGCCTGCTCAATCAGCTTCTTTTTGCCATTCCCATTTCCCAATGGGAATTCCCATTTGCCATTTCCCAAAAACTATGGGAAGTACCACGTGATCTGGGGGATCTTGGGACAGTTTTTTAGTTCCTTTCATATAGTAGTCTTGCTCAGTACTGGGACTCCAGTACAGGCGGAAAACAACCGTGTTCATGATGGTGTAGAATTGCCACAGGGTGGGAACTGGCCAATATGAAGCTTTGGGTTATGTATTCAAACAGTTTTGGGTGAGCCAGAGTAAAATACCAGTACTTCTGATACTGACAGCAGTTCAGATCATCCGTTGGTAGCCATAGTTGCTGGGAGGCTGGTAGCAACTGGCAATGCCCAGCAAGCTGTCATGTGGACCTGGGTGAACGATAGTCGTGTGTTCTTGCAGCCCTCCCACCGCCTCGGAAAACTCGAGCTGAGCTGATGAAATCCATTGATGCAGAATACTATGGGTACAGGGATGAAGATGATGGTATTCTGGAGCCACTGGAACAAGAGCACGAAAAGAAAGGTATGTGAGATTCAAAACATGCAGAAATCAGTCCAAGAAGGGGTGATGACGGACTCTGaagttgtcttttctttttttcccccctgtgggTGTTGTCTTGTGCTTAGCTGTCAGATTCTGTCACGTAGGTACCCAAATCACTCTTGTGTAAGGCATTTTCATGGGGCAGAGGCGTGCTTTAGAGTTTGCTTTCATCTTTACCACTGTTAATGATTTAATGTTGTCAGCAAGTGATTCGCTATTGAAACAAAatctccttcccccccgcccccccaaccttTTTCATGCTTAAGAATGTAGAAGAGTAGGTTGCAGCAGAGAGATCGTTGGAATTCAAGCAGTTATTTCCCTCCGTTGTGAAAACTGTCATCTGTTGCCTGTCTCTCTCTTATTATTTATCCATAAACATAGCTGTTTAGTTTTCTCGGAGATTAGAGGGGGCCTTCTGGAAACCCTGAAGTCTAGGTGGCCTAGGTTATCTATCCCCATGTCATCTATCTCAGAACTTCAACACACTTGTGAATATATCTTCCTTTGAAACCCGTACTTTCTCAATAGATAATATTTGTCCATGTGTCTGCTCACTTAGTTCTCTAGCTTTGTTTCTACTGACTTGCTGGGTAAAGACATCAGGATTATGAGTCTAATTCCTGAAACCCTCTTTAAAATTAAGCACTGTGTGCCATCATCTGAAATTTGTGTAGCTTTAAGCAAGAGGCCACCTGCCACCTTTAAGAGCTTAGCTGTTTTCTAAATTACAAGTTGTTGAGCTTGTAACTGTGTTCAGTACTTAGTATCTCTTCGTGTGGTCATCCACTTCTTATATTTATCCCTTCTCGATGTGCGAGTTCATCACAGTATTGTGTTAGACATCACGCCTTGTCGGTTAGATTATaggacagggaggaagaggagaataaAGGAACTGTTTCACTTATCTGTGTCCTGCAGCGTAGTCTACAGCCTTAAACCAAGCGAAGGGCAGCTGGCTGGCAGACAACTGATAGCGTAAGAAGGGAAGTTGTGTGGTGCAGCGCTCCCAGAGCAACCCCCTGCTCAGCGTTCATCTTGCTAATTGCAGACAGGAGAGGTAGCTCGTCTGGATTCGTATGGTTATTTAAGATAATTATCATCATTGATAATTGTGCTATTTGAAATAACAGAGCGAGAGATGCTAACAGAAGCAACAGGTGTACTGTTAATG
It contains:
- the ISY1 gene encoding pre-mRNA-splicing factor ISY1 homolog; amino-acid sequence: MARNAEKAMTALARFRQAQLEEGKVKERRPFLASECNELPKAEKWRRQIIGEISKKVAQIQNAGLGEFRIRDLNDEINKLLREKGHWEFRIKELGGPDYARIGPKMLDHEGKEVPGNRGYKYFGAAKDLPGVRELFEKEPLPPPRKTRAELMKSIDAEYYGYRDEDDGILEPLEQEHEKKVIAEAVEKWKMEREARLARGEEEEEEEVNIYAVNDDESDEEGGKEKDGEEGQQKFIAHVPVPSQQEIEEALVRRKKMELLQKYASETLMAQSEEAKTLLGL